TCAACTTGACTTGTTTCAACGCCTATTTTACCACGTTCATCGGCTTCATAAAAAGCCTGATGCACTTTTTCACTGTAATTCATTGAAGCGCCTACTTTTTCGGCACCTTTTAATATATTTTCAGAGGTAATATAAGAGTTATGTGGCGCTACGCGATCATTCGAGCGTTTAAACAGTGTACCATCGTAATTCATACCATTTATATTATCCACGACATTATTGCTAAGCATTGATTTTGCCTCTGGACTGTAGCCATGTGCAACATAAAATGCCCCAAAACCTTTTGCCATATCTACAAAATATGAACGTGCACTTCGTACTGGGCCAATGTTTTCTGGTAAATCGCTTTGATAGACTGCTAGTAAACGCGTAACGTCTCCTTCAGCTAGCATTTCATAAATAATATCTGCTGATGCCAAACCTGATTGAGGGCGTGCGGCAGGATGATTATTAATGGTTACTATAATTGGACGCTGTGTTACTTCTTCTTCAACATTCTCTCCTGTTAACGGAGCCACAAATGTCTCTTGCTTTGCAGGCTCTTCGATAGCTGGCTTGTCATCTACTTTCGTTGCTCCCTCATCTGATTCAGACGCATCTTTTGAACATCCACCGATGAACAAGGCGCTTAATGCTAAGCCAACTAGTAGTTTTTTTGATTTTAACACTTGCATTACTCTCCTTTAGTCAATGCCGCTCTGATGTAATGTCTACTTGCTGGTGCTCTGGCGCTACATAAATTGTACTACTTTAACTACCGCATTACTGCTGGTAATAATAATTTATTCTTCAGGACATCAAAAATCCCTTTTGGTGTTATTCGAATATACGGCAAATGTGTAGATTGTAAAAATAGCAAAGTATAAATAGCGTCTCCTAAACGATAGCCACGTTCTGCCAATGCTTGTTTTAAATCAAGCTCTTTCACTGTCAGTTCCTCCATATTCCCTTGATACAGAATACCACCGATAGTTAACGGAACAGATGCTACGACCTCTCCTTTTTCTACAAGCACAATGCCTCCACGCATTGCCTTCATCTCTTCAAATGCCTTTTGCATATCGTCTTTATTTTTCCCGATAAGCAAAATATCCCCAGTATTTGAATAGGAGGAGGCAAAACCTTGAACGTTTGTGGCAAAACCTTTAATCATCGTATTAACATGCCAGTTACCATTTCGATTAATCAGCATTAAATAACTTTCATCATGGTTTGCAAGCTGCCCTTCTCGTGTAATCAATGAATTATAAGGTTTCGTTATAACGTCATTCACTAATTCAATTCCAAATGGCATTGAAAATTGGAAATCATGAGAAGTTAGCGAAAAGTCCAAATCAAAAGAAGGAATTGCTGAATAATCTATGTCAGCAAAACGATGCACCCGTTCGCCATCACGCTTTAACCAAACACCTTTTGATAGTACACTTTCCGGTATTGGATGATATTCATCTTGTAGAATATTTAGTGAGGCAAAGCGTCCCGTCGCAATAAAACCATGTAAGTTTGACATATTGTAATAACGCGCAACATTGTAGGATGCCATTTGGTAAGCATCGATTGGTGAAACTCCTGCATCTAATGCGACTTGAATACATTTATCCATCACACCATCCTGATGGAATGAAGGCGTTGAGCCATCCGTTGTCATCATGAGATGGTCGAATATCGGTAGTTGTTTTTCTACGATTCCTTTCAATAGATTTGGTAAATCTGGACGAATCGAAGAATGACGAAGCGTTACCGCAAATCCTTGCATAATACGACGTTCTACTTCTTCCACCGTCATGGCTTCGTGGTCTCCATCTGCACCAAGTAATTTCATCCGCGCTAAAGTGCGCTCTGATGCGCCTGGAAAATGACCTTCAATCTTTTTGCCATATCCTTTCGCCATTTGCATGCGATAAAGCATTAAATCATCACCATGTAGTAAGCGTGGCCAACCCGTTAGCTCTCCACCTAACAATACATCGTCACGTTCTAACCATTCTAAAATAGAAGTGTTTGAAAAAATTTCTTCCTCTTGCTCCATTTCAGTTTGTGAATCAAAGCGCGTCCACCAATAGAACGAAAACGGTAATTTCTTTAAGTCATCTAATATTGAAAACGCTTTCTTGTTTTCTAAAGATAAGACGAAGCTTAAATTATCCGATATAAAAGCTGTAGTTCCAAGTTGCCCACAAAAATCAGCAAAGGATTGAGGATGATACAACTGGAACGGATGAACATGTGGTTCAATGTAGCCAGGTACAATCGTTTTATCCGAACAATCCACTATTTCTGTTCCATCTATTAATGGAGGCATTTTTTCTCCCGCATAAACGATACGGTCTCCTGCAATCCAAATATTCCCTATCACCCATTGTTTCAGCATGCTATGTAAATAACGTGCATTTTTTAAGACAATATTAGGCGATTTTTTGCCATCTATAACAGCTAAATGCTGACGCAATTCCGTAATTTTCCATACCGGATCCATGTAAATCGCTCCTTCCTAATTTGCGTAAAATTTCATTGTGTAATTCCTACTTGAATTCACATACTACTACTGCATAAACGCTTTTGCATTCATTGTGCATATGGATGTATTGGCGTTCGCATTTTGAATAGGACTCACAAGTTGACGCCTTTCAAAATCCGAGCCATGTTCATCTTCATTTCAGATTATCTGCAACATGAAGCAAAATAATGCTTTATGCAATCATCTTGTTTTAATCGTAACACAGCACTTTCATAAAGCAAAGTGCACCCCGCTTTATTTTTTCCACTATGACTAAAGGAGGAAACGATATGATGCAACAAGCAAATCTTAGTGATAAAAATGCCTTTTGCCGCTTTGCCCTTGGCACAAGTATGACGGCATTTGGTATCGCTAAAGTTTCAAGAAATCCTAACTGTTTGAAAAGTCGACTGATGATCGCATTAGGGGCAATGAAAATGGCTGAGGGTATTTTTAAATATTGTCCTGCAAAGGCAATGTTAAACTCAAATGTGGAAACTGCCATGAACACCTCTATGCAAAGTATGTTCAGTGGGCAAAATTCTATGTCTTCTGAACAAAATCCAATGTCCTCTGAACAAATTGGTAAGCTTATGAAGGATTTCTCCTCTGCGATTACTGGTAACTCGTCAGATATAACTGCAAGTTCTTCTAACTCATCTGACACCAGCACTTCAAACCAACATTCCTCGGACAGTAAAAATTCTACAACAAAAGCACAAAATCCTTCTTAGTCAAAGAAGCCGTCTCAATACAAATTTGAGACGGCTCCTTACTTTTTAGAGAAATGAAAAGTCTATGAAAAATATTTGTAAATGTTATTTAAATGTACGCCAGCCAATATCTTTGCGATAGAAGAAGTTGTTCCATTCAACTGTGGCAATACCAGCATACACTTTTTCTTGTGCTTCTTGTAAGGTAGATGCTTTTGCAGCGACAAGTAAAACACGCCCACCATTCCCTACATACTTTCCATCTACAAACTTCGTACCTGCATGGTAGACTGCATGTGAAGCTGATAATGTTTCTAAGTTCGGTAACGCATTTCCTTTTTCCACATCACCAGGATATCCTTCAGCAGCAATAACAACACCTAACATCGCTTCATTTGACCATTGCAAATCAAATGGTTTTTCCTCCATTAATGCGTTCATAAAGGCACCGAAATCGGATTGCATGCGTGGCAGGACGACTTGAGTTTCTGGATCACCGAAGCGCGCATTGAACTCGATTACTTTAGGACCCGTTTTTGTTAAAATGAGACCTGCATACAAAATACCCGTAAATGATACCCCATCTGCTTCCATTCCTTTAACAGTCGGCTCAACTACTGTTCGATAGGCGACATCCACTACGTCCTGCGATATTTGTGGAACAGGAGAATATGCACCCATGCCACCTGTGTTTGGCCCTTTATCGCCGTCATATGCTCGTTTATGGTCTTGAGCAATCACCATTGGATAAATTTGTTCTTTATGTACAAAAGACATAAAGGAGAATTCTTCACCATCAAGGAATTCTTCAATCACGACACGAGATGAAGACTCCCCGAAACGCTGATTCCCGATCATATCCTGTACGGCATCAATCGCTTCTTCTTCTGTCATAGCTACTACTACACCTTTACCAGCCGCTAAGCCATCTGCCTTAATAACAATTGGTGCACCTTGGGCTTTAATATAGTCAATCGCTTTTTCTGATTCTGTAAATGTTGCATGTGCAGCCGTAGGAATATGATATTTATTCATAATATCTTTGGCATATGATTTACTACTTTCAATTTGCGCTGCTGCCTTCGTTGGACCAAATACGCGTAAGCCACGTTGCGTAAAGAAATCAACAATCCCTTCTGCAAGTGGTTGCTCTGGACCAACAAATGTTAAATCTACTTCGTTTTCTTTTGCAAATTGTGCAAGTCCTGCAAAATCCATTGTGTCAATCGCAACAACTTCTACATCTTCTCGCATCCCATCATTACCTGGCGCTACGAATACTTTTTTTACGGACGGAGAAATGCTAAATTGTTTGGCAATTGCATGCTCACGACCGCCACTTCCTATAACTAATACGTTCATAATTAGTGAATCCTCCTCTTTAAGAGTAAGAGCTGTCTAATAAGCGGCTCTAAGTAAATCCTTCGAATCTCATGTGAGTTAGAGCATTTATATGCTTTTATAGAAAAAATAGTATACTAGAAACGCTCCCAGTATACTATTTTCCTTATTAGGACAAACCCTTTATTATTTGTATATTTTTATATAGCGATGATTAATGCTTGAAGTGACGTACGCCTGTAAACACCATTGCAATGCCGTACTCATTTGCTTTATCAATCGAATCTTGGTCTTTAATAGAGCCACCTGGTTGAATAATGGCTGTAATTCCTGCCGCATGAGCCGCTTCTACTGTATCACTCATAGGGAAGAATGCGTCAGATGCTAAAGCAGCACCTTTTGCTTTATCGCCAGCTTGTTCGAAAGCGATTTTCGCAGCACCTACACGGTTCATTTGACCAGCGCCAACACCTAATGTCATTTGAGAATCTGTTACAACGATTGCATTTGATTTTACATGTTTAACTACAGCCCAGCCAAGTTGTAATGCTTCCCATTCTTTGTCAGTAGGCTCTCTATCTGTCACGACTTTAATGTCTGCATCACCAAAGCCATAGCTATCTGGCTCTTGTACAAGTAAGCCACCTTCAACAGAGACAACGTTAAATTGATCTTTTTTAGCTTGCTCAAATGGAATTGTTAATAAGCGAATATTTTTCTTTTGTGTAAGAATGTCTAATGCTTCTTGCGTGAAAGATGGCGCAATAATTATTTCTAAGAAAATATGGCTTAACTTTTCTGCCGTTGCCGCATCTACTTCCATGTTCAATGCAATAATTCCACCAAAAATAGATGTAGGATCGGCTGCATATGCTTTGTCAAAAGCTTCTTCTAGCGTTACACCTGTACCAACACCACAAGGATTCATATGCTTTACAGCAACTGCTGCAGGCATTTCAAATTCTTTGACGATTTGAAGTGCGGCATTACCATCTTGAATGTTATTGTATGATAATTCTTTTCCGTGCAATTGCGTAGCATAAGCTAATGAGAAATCCGAACCAAGACGTTTTTGATAAAACGCTGCTTTTTGATGAGGATTTTCACCGTAACGTAAGTTTTGCTTTAATTCATAAGTAAGCGTTAAGCTTTCTGGGAATGCTTCCTCTGTTAAGTGATTGGAAATATAAGAATCATACGCTGCTGTGTGACGGAAAACTTTTGCTGCTAGCTTACGACGCGTTTCAATCGTTGTAGCACCCGTTGCTTTCAGTTCTTCTAATACAGTTGCATAGTCATTGCTATCTACAATTACTGTTACATATTGATGATTTTTAGCTGCTGAACGTAGCATTGTTGGACCACCAATATCTATATTTTCGATGGCATCATCCCATGTTACATTAGGCTTTGAAATTGTTTCAACAAACGGGTAAAGATTAACACAAACAATTTCAATTGGTTCAATTCCATGCTCATTCATTTGCGCTTGATGAGAAGCATCATCGAATTTCCCTAATAGTCCACCGTGGATCATTGGATTTAAAGTTTTTACACGCCCATCTAAAATTTCTGGGAATTTTGTTACTTCATCCACTGCTGTTACTGCGACATTATTGTCCTGTAACATTTTTTTGGTACCACCAGTTGATAAAATTTCATAACCTAATGCCACTAATTCTTTTGCAAATTCTAAAATACCATCTTTATTGGAAACACTGATTAATGCACGTTTTGTCACAACGAAATCCTCCTAATTTGTCTCGTGTAAAACCACGAATTATCGATCCATCTTGATTTAGCGGCGTTAGGTGCTAATTGAACGACTCGTTCTACTTGAGCGGAGTTCATCATGATTTGAGCGAATCTTACAGGAACAAATAACGTTTCCTGTTACAATGAGCCAAACCTAACTACCTACCAATCCATTACTTTAATAATTGTTGTAATGCTTTTGTATATAACACATGCTCTTGCTGATGAATGGCCATTTCAGTTGCCTCACGATCACCTTCGATAACAGCAACGGCAGCCTGTGCAATAATAGGCCCTGTATCCATGCCTTCATCTACAAAATGCACTGTAACACCCGTCACTTTCACACCATGTTTGATTGCTTGTCCAATAGCATCTTTTCCTGGGAAGGATGGTAACAATGAAGGGTGGATATTCACAATACGCTGTGGATATGCCGCCAATAATACTTCGCTAATTAGACGCATATACCCTGCAAGTACAATCCACTGCACACCACATTCACGTAAGGCTTCAATAATCGCCGTTTCGTAGTCTGCTTTCGATGCAAATTCTTTTGGATTTAAAGCTAGGACGGGGATACCAAATTTTTCAGCACGCGTCACAACAAATGCAGCAGGCTTATCTGTCACAACAAGCTCCACTTTAGCATGTAGTTCGCCACGTTTAATCGCTTCTTGAATTGCTTGAAAATTACTGCCGCTCCCTGAAGCAAAGACGGCAATTTTTACTGGTGCAGTCATTACACTAAGCTCCCATCATGTGAGCCGTTAAATACAACGCCCTCGCCTTTCACAACGCGACCGATTTTGTATGCTTTTTCACCATTTGCTTCTGCTGTAGCAATGACTTTATCTGCTTCTGCTGCTGGTACAGCCAATACGAAACCAATGCCCATATTAAAGACATTATATAAATCCTTATCTTCAAGCTGACCTTTTTCTTTTAAAAATTCGAAAATACGAAGAACCGGCCAAGAACCTAGGTCAATTTCTGTTGCTAAGCCTTCTGGCATCATACGTGGTAAGTTCTCATAGAAGCCGCCACCTGTTACATGTGCACAACCATGTACATCTGCCGCTTTTAATGCTGCTAGAACTGGTTTTGCATATAATTTAGTTGGGACTAACAGTGCTTCACCAATTGGGCCTAAATCTTCGAAGCCTTCAACAACTGCATCCACTGCATAGCCGTTGTCAGCAAACACGATTTTGCGCACTAATGAATAGCCGTTCGAATGGACGCCACTTGACGCTAATCCAACAAGCACATCACCTTCAACGATTTTTTCACCTGTTACGATTGCTGATTTTTCACAAGCGCCTACAGCAAATCCTGCTAAATCATACTCATCTTCTTCATAAAGACCTGGCATTTCCGCAGTCTCACCACCGATTAAAGCAGCACCAGATTGCACGCAGCCATCTGCAACACCTTTGACGATTTGTTCGATTTTCGCTGGTTCTGCTTTACCAAGTGCCACGTAATCTAAAAAGTAAAGTGGTTCTGCACCTTGCGCTACAATATCATTTACACACATAGCAACACAGTCCACGCCAATTGTATCGTGCTTGTCTACCATGAAAGCTAATTTTAATTTTGTCCCAACACCATCTGTCCCTGAAATTAAAACAGGTTCTTTAAGATTTAGTTCTGACAAGTCAAACATACCACCAAAGCCTCCAAATGTACCCATCACACCTAGTCGATTCGTACGTTCAACGTGAGACTTCATTCGTTTAACAGCTTCGTAGCCCGCTTCAATATTTACACCTGCTTGTTCATATGCTTTTGACATGCAGAGATCCTCCTTTAAATTAATTCAGCACAAGTCCCTAACTTTTACATATAGAGAGTCGTACAAAATTATGTTCAACATCATGCTGGGAATATCAATCCTAACTCAATGTCATTTTCACCTTTAGAGGATACCCAACATCGTTTGAATGTGGGTACTCCAACAAGGCTTTATTGATTAACATACACTTAGCGTAACAGTTCTTTTTCGTGTGGTAAGATTGTATCTGGGAAAATTTCTGTTGGGTATTTGCTTGTAAAACATGCTAAGCAAAGACCTTTATTTTCATCCTCAAATGGACGTGCGATCGTTTCGACCATGCCTTCAACTGAAAGGAATGTTAGTGAATCAGCACCAATTGCGTCTCTTATTTCATCCACACTATGACTTGAAGCAATCAGCTCTTCATGTGTCGAAGTATCAATACCGTAATAACAAGGGTCCGTCATTGGTGGAGAAGAAATAACAACATGCACCTCTGCTGCACCTGCATCCTTTAGCATTTTGACAATACGGCGTGATGTTGTACCACGAACAATCGAATCATCCACCATTATAACGCGTTTCCCTTTGACAACTTGCACAACAGGTGACAGCTTCATTTTTACACCACGTTCACGCAATTCTTGGGTCGGTTGAATGAATGTACGACCAACATAGCGGTTCTTTATTAACCCTAGCTCATATGGAATACCGCTTTCTTCAGCAAAGCCAATTGCTGCTGAAATACTTGAGTCAGGTACACCAGTTACGACATCCGCTTCAATATGTGCGCATTCACGTGCGAGTTGTTTCCCCATACGTTTACGTGCCATATGCACATTAATGCCATCAATATCTGAATCAGGACGTGCTAAGTATACATACTCCATCGCACACATTGCGCGATTTTCCATATCTGCAAAACGATCTGATTTTACACCTTCATCGTTTATTATTAATAATTCACCTGGTTCCACAGAACGTATAAACTCTGCTCCTATTAAATCAAAAGCACAAGTTTCAGAAGCAACAACCCAACCGTCTCCTAGTTTTCCAAGAGATAGAGGACGTAGACCATGTGGATCACGTGCAACAAGCATTTCATCTTTGGTCATAATTAAGAATGAATACGCTCCCTTTAATAACGAAAGGGCATTTTTCACCTTTGCTCGGAATGGTGAATGCGAGCTTTTCTTAATAAGATGCGCTAACACTTCTGTATCTGAGCTAGAGTGGAAAATACTACCTTGACGCTCTAAATACTGTTTTAAGTGTGTCGCATTGACTAAGTTACCGTTATGAGCAATTGAAAGGCTACCTGTTGATGAATGAAATAGTAATGGCTGTACATTTTCGATTCCGCCACCGCCAGCAGTCGTATAACGAACATGGGCAATTGCCGCTTTTCCGTCCACAGCTTTTAATTTCTCTTCGTTGAAAACATCATTTACTAATCCTTCGCCTTTCACCGCGCGTAGGTGTAGACCGTCAGAAACGACGATACCAGCACCTTCTTGTCCACGGTGTTGAAGAGCATGAAGCCCGTAATAACTAAGGTGTGCTGGATTTGGGTTACCCCAAATACCAAACACCCCACATTCTTCGTTTAAGCCTCTGAGTTCAGCAAGCATGGGATTGCTCCTTTCCAATTAGAACGGAATTCCTCCACTGTACCTTCTACAAGCACACCGTTGTCACCGTTGATTTTAACAAGCGCATCGTTTGTTACGACACCGATTTTTTGTGCATCTTTTACAGTTTCTACAAATGCAGCTGCATTTTCTTCTTTGACTGTTACAACGAAACGGGATTGTGTTTCACTGAATAAAGCCGTTGTTGCAGAGCCTGTTAGTGTCACATCAATGCCTAAGCCTTGTGCACCAAATGTCGTTTCTGCAAGTGCTACAGCAAGACCACCTTCTGCTACGTCATGTGCAGATTGTACAAGTCCAGCTTTAATTGCTTTCAACAATGCTTGTTGACGAGCTGCTTCTACTTCTAGGTTAATAGCAGGTGCTTGCCCTGAGATGACACCGTTATTTAATAATTTTTGAAGCTCTGAACCACCAAATTCAGTATTCGTTTCACCGATAACAAATACTACATCGCCAGCTGCTTTCACATCTTGCGTTGTTACATGTGCTAAGTCTTCGATTAGACCTACCATACCGATTGTTGGTGTTGGATAAACTGCTTCTCCGGAACGTTCATTGTATAAAGAAACGTTACCACCGATTACTGGTGCATTGAGTGCAGTACATGCTGCTGAAATACCATCGGCAGATTTTTCAATTTGCCAGAAAATTTCTGGTTTCTCTGGATTACCAAAGTTTAAGCAGTCTGTAATAGCAAGTGGTGTACCACCCGTTGCGACAATATTACGCGCTGCTTCTGCTACTGCAATCGCCCCGCCCACTTCAGGATCAAGGTAAATGTAGCGAGAGTTACAGTCTGTTGTCATCGCAAGGCCTTTATTTGTGCCACGTACACGGATAACTGCAGCATCTGAACCAGGTGCCACAACTGTTGATGTACGAACTTGATAATCGTATTGATCGTAAACCCATTCTTTTGAAGCAATCGTAGGTGCTTTTAACAATGCGTTTAACGTTTCTTTATAATCTGTTACAACTGGTTCTGCATTGTCCATTGCTTGGAACTGTGCGTAGTATGCAGGCTCAGCAGATGGCTTATGATAAACTGGCGCATCTTCTGCTAATGCATCTGCTGGTACATTCGCTACAACTTCACCTTTGTGAAGTAAACGCAGCATTTTATCATCTGTTACAACACCAATTGCTACTGCATCTAAATCATATTTATCGAAAATCGCTTTAATTTCATCTTCGCGACCTTTTTTCACGACTAATAACATACGTTCTTGAGATTCAGATAGCATCATCTCATATGCAGTCATACCTGTTTCACGTTGTGGTACTAAATCTAGGTTCATTTCTACACCAGAACCAGCTTTAGAAGCCATCTCTGCTGAAGATGAAGTAAGACCCGCAGCACCCATATCTTGAATACCAACTAACGCATCAGATTTTACAACTTCTAAACAAGCTTCAAGTAGTAGTTTTTCCATAAATGGGTCCCCTACTTGCACAGCTGGACGTTGATTTTCTGATTCCTCTGTTAATTCTTCAGAGGCAAACGTCGCTCCATGGATACCGTCACGACCTGTTTTTGCTCCTACGTACATCACTGTATTTCCTACACCCGCAGCAATACCGCGTTGAATATCCTTGTGGTCAATTAGCCCAACGCACATTGCGTTTACTAATGGATTACCTTCGTAGCAAGGGTCGAATTGAATTTCGCCACCAACAGTTGGAATCCCGATACAGTTACCATAGCCAGCAATACCAGCAACTACTTCTTCGAATAAATATTTACCACGTGCAGATTTTAACTCTCCGAAGCGTAATGAGTTTAGCATCGCAATTGGACGTGCACCCATTGAGAATACGTCGCGAATAATACCACCAACACCTGTTGCTGCACCTTGATACGGCTCGATTGCCGAAGGGTGGTTATGTGATTCCATTTTAAATACAACGGCTTGCTCATCACCAATATCTACAATCCCTGCGCCTTCACCAGGACCTTGTAATACTTGTGGCCCTTTTGTTGGGAATTTACGTAATACTGGTTTTGAATTTTTATATGAGCAGTGTTCAGACCACATTACTGAGAAAAGACCTGTCTCTGTCCAGTTTGGTAGGCGACCGAGAATACCTTCTACCATTGCAAATTCTTCGTCTGACATCCCCATTCCAGCGTATAGCTTTTCATCTTTAATTTGCTGTGCTGTTGGCTCAAACTTAGTTGTTGACATGATTTTCCCTCCACTGCTTCACAATTGATTTGAATACTGCTAGACCATCGGCTCCGCCCACAAGTGCATCGACAGCTCGTTCTGGGTGAGGCATCATTCCTAATACATTTCCGCGCTCGTTAATAATCCCTGCGATATCTTCTAAAGAACCGTTTGGATTTTCTCCTGAGTATGTGAACACAATTTGATTGTTATCTTTTAGTTTTTGTAATGTTTCCTCGTCACAATAATAGTTACCTTCACCGTGTGCGATTGGAATATTGATTACTTGACCTTGCTCATATTGATTTGTGAATAATGTATTGTTGTTTTCAACTTTAAGCTGTATTGTACGACACATGAATTTTAGGTTTTTATTGCGAAGTAAAGCACCTGGTAATAAGCCTGCTTCTGTTAGAATTTGGAACCCGTTACAAACGCCTAAGACTGGCTTACCCGCATCTGCTGCCTTTTTTACTTCTGCCATAATATTGGATTGGTTTGCCATAGCGCCACAACGTAAATAGTCACCATAAGAGAAGCCACCTGGTACTAGAATACCGTCAAAGCCACTTAAATCCGTTTCTGCGTGCCATACATATTCTACTTCTTCACCTAGTTCGTCTTTAATCGCATGATACATATCGATGTCACAGTTTGACCCAGGGAATACGAGTACTGCGAATTTCATGATTAGTTAGCCTCCTCGACTTCGTAACGGTAGTCCTCAATTACTACATTTGTTAAAACTTTTTCACACATTTCTTTCACTAGAGTATCAATATCGCGCGCTGAATCTCCGACAGTTAGTTCAAGATATTTACCGATACGTAAATCTTCTACTTCACCGTAGCCCATTTTCGCTAAAGAACCTTGTACTGCTGAACCTTGTGGATCTAGAATACTCTCACGTAATGTTACGTAAATTTTAACTTTTTTCATTGTTATTTGCCTCCGAGTCTAGAAAGAATAATAGTGTATACTTCAGTTAAATTACCAAGGTCTCGACGAAAGACATCTTTGTCCAACTTTTGCTTTGTTTTTGTATCCCAAAGTCTGCATGTATCTGGTGAGATTTCATCTGCTAGTAATACATCTCCGTTCGTATCACGGCCAAATTCTAGTTTAAAGTCAATTAGCGTAACATCCACATCAGCAAAAATCGGTTGCAATACTTTGTTAACAGCTAATGCACCGTCATACATCGCTGTTACTTCTTCTGATGTTGCAAGGTCAAGTACATCAATATGCTCCGTTGTAATAAATGGATCGCCTAATGCATCATCCTTATAATAGAATTCTACGATTGGACGCTTTAATGGTGTGCCTTCTTCTAAACCAAGGCGTTTTGCTAAGCTACCTGCAGCTATGTTACGAACAACAACTTCAATTGGAATGATTTCAACCTTTTTCACTAGTTGTTCTGTAGCAGATAATTGTTTTACGAAATGTGACGCAATTCCGTTAGCTTTTAATTTTTCGAAAATTAATGAGGTAATGCGATTATTTAAAACGCCTTTCCCGTCAATTTCCTCTTTTTTCTCACCGTTAAATGCTGTTGCACTATCCTTATATTCAACTAAAAGTATTGTAGGATCTTCCGTTGCATATAATTT
This DNA window, taken from Lysinibacillus sp. FSL M8-0337, encodes the following:
- the purH gene encoding bifunctional phosphoribosylaminoimidazolecarboxamide formyltransferase/IMP cyclohydrolase; the encoded protein is MTKRALISVSNKDGILEFAKELVALGYEILSTGGTKKMLQDNNVAVTAVDEVTKFPEILDGRVKTLNPMIHGGLLGKFDDASHQAQMNEHGIEPIEIVCVNLYPFVETISKPNVTWDDAIENIDIGGPTMLRSAAKNHQYVTVIVDSNDYATVLEELKATGATTIETRRKLAAKVFRHTAAYDSYISNHLTEEAFPESLTLTYELKQNLRYGENPHQKAAFYQKRLGSDFSLAYATQLHGKELSYNNIQDGNAALQIVKEFEMPAAVAVKHMNPCGVGTGVTLEEAFDKAYAADPTSIFGGIIALNMEVDAATAEKLSHIFLEIIIAPSFTQEALDILTQKKNIRLLTIPFEQAKKDQFNVVSVEGGLLVQEPDSYGFGDADIKVVTDREPTDKEWEALQLGWAVVKHVKSNAIVVTDSQMTLGVGAGQMNRVGAAKIAFEQAGDKAKGAALASDAFFPMSDTVEAAHAAGITAIIQPGGSIKDQDSIDKANEYGIAMVFTGVRHFKH
- a CDS encoding DUF3048 domain-containing protein translates to MLKSKKLLVGLALSALFIGGCSKDASESDEGATKVDDKPAIEEPAKQETFVAPLTGENVEEEVTQRPIIVTINNHPAARPQSGLASADIIYEMLAEGDVTRLLAVYQSDLPENIGPVRSARSYFVDMAKGFGAFYVAHGYSPEAKSMLSNNVVDNINGMNYDGTLFKRSNDRVAPHNSYITSENILKGAEKVGASMNYSEKVHQAFYEADERGKIGVETSQVDISYGNSNYFHNTYVYDHQTNRYGRQSAGVETKDMLTGEALSFANVLFFEMNHQTIDNVGRQDIDLTSGGNAYVFQNGYLREVKWANIDGLPMAVEESGDLVKLVPGKSWIHFVPASPGLQAMVKTQP
- a CDS encoding adenine deaminase C-terminal domain-containing protein; translated protein: MDPVWKITELRQHLAVIDGKKSPNIVLKNARYLHSMLKQWVIGNIWIAGDRIVYAGEKMPPLIDGTEIVDCSDKTIVPGYIEPHVHPFQLYHPQSFADFCGQLGTTAFISDNLSFVLSLENKKAFSILDDLKKLPFSFYWWTRFDSQTEMEQEEEIFSNTSILEWLERDDVLLGGELTGWPRLLHGDDLMLYRMQMAKGYGKKIEGHFPGASERTLARMKLLGADGDHEAMTVEEVERRIMQGFAVTLRHSSIRPDLPNLLKGIVEKQLPIFDHLMMTTDGSTPSFHQDGVMDKCIQVALDAGVSPIDAYQMASYNVARYYNMSNLHGFIATGRFASLNILQDEYHPIPESVLSKGVWLKRDGERVHRFADIDYSAIPSFDLDFSLTSHDFQFSMPFGIELVNDVITKPYNSLITREGQLANHDESYLMLINRNGNWHVNTMIKGFATNVQGFASSYSNTGDILLIGKNKDDMQKAFEEMKAMRGGIVLVEKGEVVASVPLTIGGILYQGNMEELTVKELDLKQALAERGYRLGDAIYTLLFLQSTHLPYIRITPKGIFDVLKNKLLLPAVMR
- the purD gene encoding phosphoribosylamine--glycine ligase — protein: MNVLVIGSGGREHAIAKQFSISPSVKKVFVAPGNDGMREDVEVVAIDTMDFAGLAQFAKENEVDLTFVGPEQPLAEGIVDFFTQRGLRVFGPTKAAAQIESSKSYAKDIMNKYHIPTAAHATFTESEKAIDYIKAQGAPIVIKADGLAAGKGVVVAMTEEEAIDAVQDMIGNQRFGESSSRVVIEEFLDGEEFSFMSFVHKEQIYPMVIAQDHKRAYDGDKGPNTGGMGAYSPVPQISQDVVDVAYRTVVEPTVKGMEADGVSFTGILYAGLILTKTGPKVIEFNARFGDPETQVVLPRMQSDFGAFMNALMEEKPFDLQWSNEAMLGVVIAAEGYPGDVEKGNALPNLETLSASHAVYHAGTKFVDGKYVGNGGRVLLVAAKASTLQEAQEKVYAGIATVEWNNFFYRKDIGWRTFK
- a CDS encoding YgaP-like transmembrane domain, which gives rise to MMQQANLSDKNAFCRFALGTSMTAFGIAKVSRNPNCLKSRLMIALGAMKMAEGIFKYCPAKAMLNSNVETAMNTSMQSMFSGQNSMSSEQNPMSSEQIGKLMKDFSSAITGNSSDITASSSNSSDTSTSNQHSSDSKNSTTKAQNPS